The Bacillota bacterium genome contains the following window.
CTCCCTCCTTTCTGGCTAAAATTCACTGGCCCACATATGATTCTTTCCATTGCATCAGTAATTCCTTGCATTCCCTATACCTTATTAACAAATCCACCAACCTGTCAAAGTAATCGGCGGCGTTGGTGTTCAAGTTCCGCAATTCCTTCTCCAGGCTGTCGAAACAGCGCTGAAGGTATTGCTCACGCATCCGCTTGACACAGTCCCTCCAGTCCGGCAAGTTGTCTGGAGTGTCACTGACCAACATTCCTAGAGTCTTTCGAATCTCTTCGTCCTCCACAAGGTCAAAGAGTTGATCGATGCGCGTGGTGCTACCATAATTGTTTTCGAGAAGCACCGAATATATCCTGCGAAAAATCGGGTGTGCAAAAAATTCTTCGTTGATCGCCTGACGGATCTCCTCCAAGTACTCCGGATGGGCCAAGGCCCCCTGCAACAGTCTTCTTTCCGCCAAGTACTTGTTGCTTATCCTCCGCTGCCCATAATCTTTACTATTATATCCCGCTTTTCCAGTTATATGCCGCAGCGGCAACCTTCCTCCTTGCTTCCGTTGATGCCTGGCCACCTCCGCCCGCAATACCTCTACGGGGAGTTCTAGCCAATCACTAGCCTTGCCAAGGTAGGTTTCCAGCACCACAGGACTTTCAATACCCAGTAGAATAGGCAAGATCGCCTTCGTTCCATGGATCTGCCAATTGCTGTTGGCCTTATCCACACCCCGCAAAGCCGCCCGAAGCTTGAAGTCCAACAAAGACAGGGCACTTTCCTCTAGTTGCCGCCAAGCTGGTGCACCATACTTACGAATGAAGCTGTCGGGATCCTCCCCCTGAGGCAGATCAATAACCAAAACCTGCAGTCCCTGCCCCGCCAGGATATCCAAGCTGCGCAAGGTAGCTGCCACTCCCGCCGTATCGGCGTCGAAGGCGACCAACACTGTG
Protein-coding sequences here:
- a CDS encoding DNA primase; this translates as MVVPLLTKKLIEEVRVRSDIIDVISNYVELRQRGKNHLGLCPFHSERTPSFTVSAEKQLYYCFGCGAGGNVFNFIMDIENLEFVDAVRFLAARCGVTIPEQLTPEQQQQQRRLEAIYAANAVAGEFYARCLLETKRAAPAREYLAKRGLSPQVIKEFQLGYAPSGFEVLKGALKRSGIDEPVAVEAGLLAVSSKTQRTYDRFRHRIMFPIWNPQGRIIGFGGRILAGDGPKYLNSPESPVFSKKDNLYGLHLARPSIRQQRRVVIVEGYLDCIGLYQFGITNVVAPLGTAFTREHARLLARECDTVLVAFDADTAGVAATLRSLDILAGQGLQVLVIDLPQGEDPDSFIRKYGAPAWRQLEESALSLLDFKLRAALRGVDKANSNWQIHGTKAILPILLGIESPVVLETYLGKASDWLELPVEVLRAEVARHQRKQGGRLPLRHITGKAGYNSKDYGQRRISNKYLAERRLLQGALAHPEYLEEIRQAINEEFFAHPIFRRIYSVLLENNYGSTTRIDQLFDLVEDEEIRKTLGMLVSDTPDNLPDWRDCVKRMREQYLQRCFDSLEKELRNLNTNAADYFDRLVDLLIRYRECKELLMQWKESYVGQ